In one Candidatus Poribacteria bacterium genomic region, the following are encoded:
- the guaB gene encoding IMP dehydrogenase, producing MNADRFSRLALTFDDVLLVPQRSHVLPATVDTRTRLTPQIALNIPIISAAMDTVTDANLAIAIAREGGIGIIHRNCSIEEQVTMVDKVKRSESGMIVDPITLRPTQSIREALSLMERYRIGGFPITREDGTLIGIVTNRDLKYVPDVDRPVTDVMTSERLITARESVTMDEAKSLLQQHRIEKLPIIDDQRILKGLITIKDIDKVIEYPNACKDSQGRLRVGAAVSAPAPTDEVDALVNAKVDVIAVDTAHGHSLNVVETVGKIRARYPDLPIIAGNVATAEAVRDLVAAGASAVKVGIGPGSICTTRVVAGVGVPQVSAISECAEEADRQGVPIIADGGIRYSGDIAKAIGAGAHCVMIGSLFAGAEESPGETVIYQGRSFKVYRGMGSLSAMRSRGGRERYFQGDVELRKLVPEGIDGRVPYKGRLSDLTYQLVGGLRSAMGYCGSPDIEHFRKHAKFVRQTVAGVRESHPHDVIITEEAPNYSITTN from the coding sequence ATGAACGCCGACCGCTTCTCGCGTCTGGCACTCACCTTCGACGACGTCCTCTTGGTTCCCCAACGCTCCCACGTCCTCCCAGCGACCGTCGACACGAGAACTCGGCTCACCCCCCAAATCGCCCTGAACATCCCGATCATCAGCGCCGCGATGGACACCGTCACCGACGCCAACCTGGCAATCGCCATCGCCCGCGAAGGCGGTATCGGCATCATCCATCGGAACTGCTCCATCGAGGAGCAAGTGACGATGGTGGACAAGGTGAAACGGTCCGAGAGCGGGATGATCGTCGATCCGATCACGCTGCGACCGACCCAGAGCATCCGCGAGGCGCTCAGCCTCATGGAACGATACCGCATCGGCGGGTTCCCGATCACCAGAGAGGACGGCACGCTCATCGGGATCGTTACCAACCGCGATCTGAAATACGTGCCCGACGTGGATCGTCCGGTGACCGACGTGATGACGTCCGAGAGGCTCATCACGGCGCGCGAGTCCGTCACGATGGACGAGGCGAAGAGCCTTCTGCAGCAGCACCGGATCGAGAAACTGCCCATCATCGACGATCAGCGCATCCTCAAGGGCCTCATCACGATCAAGGACATCGACAAGGTCATCGAGTACCCGAACGCCTGCAAGGATTCGCAGGGACGGCTGCGCGTCGGAGCCGCCGTCTCCGCGCCCGCACCGACCGACGAGGTCGATGCCTTGGTGAACGCCAAGGTGGACGTCATCGCCGTCGATACGGCGCACGGACACTCGCTGAACGTCGTCGAAACCGTCGGGAAGATCCGCGCGCGCTACCCGGACCTGCCGATCATCGCCGGCAACGTCGCAACCGCCGAAGCCGTCCGCGATCTCGTCGCTGCGGGCGCGTCGGCGGTGAAGGTGGGCATCGGTCCCGGCTCCATCTGCACGACCCGAGTGGTCGCGGGTGTCGGCGTGCCGCAGGTGTCTGCGATCAGCGAATGCGCTGAGGAAGCGGATCGTCAAGGGGTTCCCATCATCGCCGACGGAGGCATCCGCTACTCCGGCGACATCGCCAAAGCCATCGGCGCGGGGGCTCACTGCGTCATGATCGGTTCCCTCTTCGCAGGGGCGGAGGAGAGCCCCGGCGAGACCGTCATCTATCAAGGACGCAGCTTCAAGGTCTACCGCGGGATGGGCTCGCTGAGCGCGATGCGGTCACGGGGGGGCAGAGAACGGTACTTCCAGGGCGACGTCGAGCTGCGGAAGCTCGTGCCGGAGGGTATCGACGGACGCGTTCCCTACAAGGGGCGGCTGAGCGACCTGACCTATCAGCTCGTCGGTGGGCTTCGCTCTGCGATGGGCTACTGCGGCAGCCCGGACATCGAGCACTTCCGCAAGCACGCGAAGTTCGTCCGACAGACCGTCGCCGGCGTGCGCGAGAGCCATCCGCACGACGTCATCATCACCGAGGAAGCCCCGAACTACTCGATCACGACCAACTAG